GAAATTGAGCCTCTATTAGAAACAAACTATTTCCGACCGATTGGAGAAAATGGTAATGCTGTTGATAATTTTGGCATTATTGATTTTCCTTTTTTCTTGATTTTTCTGCTCGAATTTTTAGCGCGGAGTTGGTATATCAGTAGTCGTCGTACTGGGGTGAGCTGGTTTGATGCAATGTTGTGGCGATGGTATGACATTTTTCTTTTAATTCCTTTGTTCCGTTGGTTGCGAGTCATTCCGGTAACGTTGCGTCTGAACCAAGCTGACCTTATTGATTTAAGTGCAATTCAGAAGCAGGCTAGTCAAGGTTTTGTGGCGGGCATTGCGGAGGATATTACAGAGGTCGTTATTATCCGGATTATTAATCAAATTCAAGGTTCGATACGTCGTGGTGAGTTTGCTACGCTACTGTCGCAAACGGCTGGTCGTGAATATGTAGATCTTAATGATGTGAATGAGCCGGTGGAGCTTGCTAAGCTCATGGCAAATTTGGTGGTTTATCAGGTGTTGCCGAAGGTGCAACCCCAAGCTGAAGCTTTGATTAGTCATACGCTTGATCGTATTATGTCGGGTTCTCCTGCTTATCAGGGGTTACAAGTATTGCCGGGAATGAGTGATCTTAAGGTGACGTTAGCGCGGGAAATTTCTCATCAGTTTTATGAAATTGTGGCGGAGGCGCTTAGGGCTGTTCTTGAGGAAGATCCGCGGTTTGATGAGTTGTTTGATCAGCTTTTATCGCAGTTTACTAATAGTATTACGTCTGAAATTCAGGCTCAGGAAAGTATCGAGCGTATGGAATCTTTGGTTAATGATCTATTGGAAGAGGTGAAGGTGAATTATGTTGAGCGTCTTTCGGAGGAGGATGTGGAGGATATTTTGGAACAAACGCGAGCGTTGCGACAGATGTCTCGTTAATGGGGGGGGTTTTGAAGTCTGTTGTCGGTTTTTGGGGGTTGGTGGTTGGGAGGATGGGCTCTTTGGGGAGGCTGATGGTTTAATTTTGATTTTTGGGGATTATTCGGTTTTTTGCTGGTAAGTCTGATGTGCTGGGGGAGATTTTTTATTGAGCATAGTTGTTGAACATAATTACGGAATTAACGTCGTGGTTGTTGAAGTGTTCTCCTGGCAATGGCGAAAAATCCCTACCTAAATACGCCGGTCTAAGTTGTTACCATTGGGTTAATAATTTTTTGGTGTACCGCTCAAACTTTTCTGGGGCGATCGCCATTGCTGTTGACTAGTGACAAGATTTGATGAGCAGAAAAACTCCTATGCGACGATCTAAATTTTTTCGGCGATTTAGCACTCACATTGTGGCGCTGGTCTTTGGCTGCGCTATTACATTTGGTGCGATGCAAGGTTCTAGCGAACCGATTAATCAGACTTTGGCGGATACTGCAACGCCCCAACAGGTTGCTGCTGTTCCCATTACTGGTGAGCGCAGTTTTGTCGCGGAGGCTGTTGAGAGAACTGGTGCTGCTGTCGTCCGTCTTGATACAGAAAAGACAGTGGTGCGTCGTTTCCAAGATCCCTTTATGAATGACCCGTTCTTTCGGGAATTTTTCGGCGATCGCTTTGGTAATTTCCCCAGTGAACAGGAGCAAGTGGTAACAGGACAAGGTTCTGGTTTTATTACTGATGGTAGTGGCACTATCCTCACGAATGCCCATGTTGTTAGTGGCGCGGACAAAGTAACTGTGACTTTTAAAGATGGCCGCAGTTTTGAAGGGGAAGTAAAGGGCACAGACGAAATTACTGACCTTGCTGTGGTCAAAATTAATCCCGGTAATGAATCTATTCCCGTTGCGCCCCTCGGCAACTCTGGCAATGTGCAAGTCGGTGACTGGGCGATCGCCGTCGGTAATCCCGTCGGTCTAAACAATACGGTGACTCTCGGTATTATCAGCACCTTAGAACGTTCTTCAGCCCAAGCTGGTATTCCCGATAAACGTGTTGACTTTCTCCAAACCGATGCCGCCATTAACCCCGGCAACTCTGGTGGCCCCCTCCTCAACGCAAAAGGTGAAGTGATTGGTATCAACACTGCAATCCGTCGTGATGCGATGGGCATTGGTTTTGCGATTCCGATTAATAAAGCAAAATCTCTCCAAGATACCCTTGCTTCGGGCAAAGAAGTTCCCCATCCCTTCATTGGCATTCGCATGGTGACCATCACACCAGATGAGGCGAAGCAAAACAACAGCGATCCCAACTCTTTAGTCACACTCCCTGAAGTAGAAGGTGTTTTAGTCATTGGAGTTTTGCCCAATAGCCCTGCCCAAGAGGCTGGTTTGCGTCGCGGTGATGTCATCACAAAAATTGATGGTAAGCGCATCGTCAATGCTCCCCAGCTACAGGAAGCTGTGGAAGACAGTGGGATTAATGCCACTCTCAAGGTTGAGCTAACGCGCGGCGATCGCCAACTCCAAGTCAATATCAAAACAGCCCAGTTGAGCGAAATGTCCTAAACCACAAGAAAAATAGAACGATTAGAAATAATTCAACCCCAAAGCTGATGCTTACTCTAGCATCAGTTTTTTTGTGTAAAATCAACCCACAAACTATCCCAGCGTCAAATTTCAAGTAAAAAAGCATCAACCCATAACAATTTCCCTTAACAAGGATCACTAGAGTTGCATAGAAATTCCCAGTTACACTCTCATTTCACAGTAGACTTTTAGACAAACCTAAGCAATAAAATGACATAAATATGCAATGAAAAGACTTTGGAAAAAACACAAAATACGAATTAACATAATCCTTCTTTTATTAATGCTACTGGCATTTTTTATTAACAATATTGACGAACTAGAACCTAGACCAAGCAATAAAGATGCCAGTCAAAATCTGACGATGGCTTACAATAAATTCAAGTATGGAATCGTCTCCGACGAACGACAAGATGATTCGACTATTGCGCCAACCTTTCGTCGAGAGCCTCTCTACCCCCTAATACTTGCTGGAGCCTTAAAAACTTTAGTAGATCCAGAATCTATCACCCTAAATTGCCTCATAAGAGCAGAATCTAAATGTGCAAATATTCAACGATATCTTAAAAGCGTTAATTTATTAATTTTTCTCTTAATTATTTTCAGCACATTTGTCACATGCAAAATAATTAGCGGCTCTAATAAACTATCTTATTTTGCAAGTATCCTTGTTGGCTTATCACCAGATCTGAGTACAGATATTAATTCTTTTAATACAGATTTGATTGCTGCTTTACCACTATTGATTCTGTCAACATTCCTATATCTTTGCACCACTAAAAATGATTGGGTAAAATATGCAATCGGTGCAGGTTTAAGCTTTGGATGTTTAATGCTCATCAAAGCCTCTTATCTATACTATGGTGTATTTTTGATCATAGCCTTTATTGGTCTTGCTTGGTTTAAAAAATCGACTCAACCATTGAAGAAAATCATCTTAATATTGGCTGCAGCATATTTGCTGGTAAGCCCTTGGATGATTCGGAACTATGCTAACTTTGGTGTCTGGAAAATTTCTGGTCGAGGCGGGGAAGTCCTTGCTATCCGTGCCGAATTTACTGATATGAATTGGTCGGAATATAGAGCTTCATTTTTTGCCTATACTCCCGGTATTGGAGAACCAATATTAGAACGTTTTTTTGCAAAGGAAGATTACGAAAAATTTGATCGTGATAATCCAGAGGGATTTTATCGCCGTACAAAGAACAGGGTACAAATACTAAAAGACAATGGCGAATATGAAAAAATAGATAATAATTTACAGTCAGAAGCTT
This genomic window from [Limnothrix rosea] IAM M-220 contains:
- a CDS encoding HhoA/HhoB/HtrA family serine endopeptidase — its product is MRRSKFFRRFSTHIVALVFGCAITFGAMQGSSEPINQTLADTATPQQVAAVPITGERSFVAEAVERTGAAVVRLDTEKTVVRRFQDPFMNDPFFREFFGDRFGNFPSEQEQVVTGQGSGFITDGSGTILTNAHVVSGADKVTVTFKDGRSFEGEVKGTDEITDLAVVKINPGNESIPVAPLGNSGNVQVGDWAIAVGNPVGLNNTVTLGIISTLERSSAQAGIPDKRVDFLQTDAAINPGNSGGPLLNAKGEVIGINTAIRRDAMGIGFAIPINKAKSLQDTLASGKEVPHPFIGIRMVTITPDEAKQNNSDPNSLVTLPEVEGVLVIGVLPNSPAQEAGLRRGDVITKIDGKRIVNAPQLQEAVEDSGINATLKVELTRGDRQLQVNIKTAQLSEMS
- a CDS encoding glycosyltransferase family 39 protein, translating into MKRLWKKHKIRINIILLLLMLLAFFINNIDELEPRPSNKDASQNLTMAYNKFKYGIVSDERQDDSTIAPTFRREPLYPLILAGALKTLVDPESITLNCLIRAESKCANIQRYLKSVNLLIFLLIIFSTFVTCKIISGSNKLSYFASILVGLSPDLSTDINSFNTDLIAALPLLILSTFLYLCTTKNDWVKYAIGAGLSFGCLMLIKASYLYYGVFLIIAFIGLAWFKKSTQPLKKIILILAAAYLLVSPWMIRNYANFGVWKISGRGGEVLAIRAEFTDMNWSEYRASFFAYTPGIGEPILERFFAKEDYEKFDRDNPEGFYRRTKNRVQILKDNGEYEKIDNNLQSEAFAKIKQNWFKHTALIPVFAYRGAFVRVLPERSLALTRLTYFFAFLIVISRAIKLGKIGILAFSLIVLFNHSFYALFSHFITRYSDPLIPVLAVFLALCFCRFEGRPTKNYLS